Proteins encoded together in one Impatiens glandulifera chromosome 1, dImpGla2.1, whole genome shotgun sequence window:
- the LOC124942466 gene encoding uncharacterized protein LOC124942466 → MVWNVIREKGQIVDWATLVWSSKVIPRHRFILWLALRGRLNTRDRILAYMDIQDANCLLCDGDTESIYHLFGSCPFVKSLWSKFTLALGFVQLPGSWDEIIVDARIKAKGNRFPANVFKCGFSAIVYRVWAERNARVFGRIRQKIDQTWNDIVFDCGAYIRTWRRVPKSERAWNICRDWKVAYEEITSFESYKGR, encoded by the coding sequence ATGGTTTGGAATGTAATTAGAGAAAAAGGACAAATCGTCGATTGGGCTACTCTCGTTTGGTCTTCAAAGGTCATTCCGAGGCATCGTTTCATCCTTTGGTTGGCTTTACGTGGTAGGCTTAACACCCGGGATCGGATTCTTGCCTACATGGACATCCAGGATGCTAATTGTTTGCTTTGTGATGGGGATACGGAGTCTATTTACCACTTGTTTGGGAGCTGCCCGTTTGTTAAGTCCCTTTGGAGTAAGTTCACGTTGGCTTTAGGCTTTGTTCAATTACCTGGTTCATGGGATGAGATCATTGTTGATGCCCGCATCAAGGCTAAAGGTAATAGATTTCCAGCCAATGTCTTCAAGTGTGGTTTTTCTGCCATTGTTTACCGTGTATGGGCCGAGAGAAACGCAAGAGTATTTGGCAGAATTCGACAAAAGATCGATCAAACTTGGaatgatattgtttttgattGCGGTGCATATATAAGAACATGGAGAAGGGTTCCCAAGAGTGAAAGGGCATGGAATATTTGTCGGGATTGGAAAGTTGCTTATGAAGAAATCACGTCTTTTGAAAGCTATAAAGGGAGATAG